The genomic interval ATCTCTATATCAGTTCGTAAAAAAAACAATAAATGGTATAATAACTCTAGTAAATATTTACATAAAGGAGTTAGATCGATGAATTCATTTGAACGAAATCTTGACAAATATGCGGAATTGGCAGTAAAGGTTGGTATTAATGTTCAACCTGGACAAACATTGGTTATTAATGCACCATTAACAGCAGCTGATTTTGTTAGAAAAATTGCAAAAAAAGCATATGAAGTAGGTGCAAAGAACGTCCATGTTGAATGGAATGACGAAAAATTAGCACGAATTAAATATGACCTTGCTCCTGATGAAGCCTTTAAGGAATTCCCAATGTGGAAAGCAAAAGGTTTTGAAGAAATGGCCGAAAATGGCGCAGGTTTTATGTCGATTATTTCTTCTGACCCTGATTTACTAAAAGGAGTTGATCCAAAGCGGATTGCTACATTTAATAAAACGGCAGGACTTGCTCTGCAAAAATATCGTGAATATGTATTATCAGATCGAGTGAGTTGGACTGTTATCGGTGTTCCTTCAAAAGAATGGGCAGCAAAAGTATTCCCAGGTTTAAGTGAAGAAGAACAAATTGCAAAACTTTGGGACGCAATTTTTAAAGTGAGCCGTGTCGATGTGGAGGACCCGATTCAAGCTTGGAAAGAACATAATGAAAATCTCCTAAAAAAAGTCAATTATCTCAACGAGAAGAAATATAAAAAGTTGCACTATAAAGCTAAGGGCACCGATCTAACCATTGAACTTCCTGAGGAACATATTTGGCTTGGTGGAGGTGGCGAAAACCAAAAAGACGTTTACTTTAATCCCAATATTCCCACTGAGGAAGTTTTTACTTTGCCATTAAAAAATGGGGTAAATGGTGTTGTCCGCAGTACAAAACCATTAAATTACAGCGGCAACTTGATCGATAATTTCTCACTCACATTTAAAGATGGCCGAATTGTCGATTTTACAGCAGAACAAGGATATGACATTCTCAAAACATTAATTGAAACCGATGAGGGATCTCATTACTTGGGTGAGGTGGCTTTAGTTCCCTATGATTCACCAATCTCTCAGACCAACATTCTCTTTTACAACACCTTGTATGATGAGAATGCCTCTTGCCATTTAGCAATTGGGAGTGCTTATAGTAGTTGTCTAGAAAATGGAACAAACCTTTCAAAAGAAGAGTTAAAAAAGAAAGGTGCAAACCAAAGTATCACCCATGTTGATTTTATGATCGGCTCAAGGAATCTTGATATTGATGGGGAGACAAAGGACGGTAAGTTGGAACCCATCTTTCGTCAAGGAAACTGGGCGTTTTAATAAAGGAGAAGCCAAGGAATGCGATCCTTGGCTTTTTCTTTCAAATCACTTTTTGGCAGCAACTCGAGAAGATTTCAAGTTCTTGCTTTGCCTTTTCTGAAAAGAGGTTTTAGCTGAAAGTGCAGTTTTCACTTTTGCACGTACTTGATGTTTTTCATGCTTTTCTTTTTTTACTTTGAGGGGTTCCTCTTCGGTCAATTTTACAGGTGTTTGGTCGGGTTCCTTTGTCAACATTTTTAATGCTGCAGAAACAAGAACAAGTGAATCGTGCTCATCTAATAATTTCTCTGCCATTTCTTGGTAAGAAAAGTACTTTCCTTGTTCGATCACTTCCAATAGTTTTTCGACAGTAAGTCTCAGCTGCCCTTCCATCGCTTCTGTAACGGTTGGAATTGCCTTCCGTATAATTTTGCGTTTTGTTACTTTTTCGATGGTTCGTAAAAAAGGAATCTCCCTTGGGGTTACAAATGTAATCGCCAAACCTGTTTTACCCGCACGTCCCGTTCTCCCAATTCGATGAACATAACTTTCTGGGTCTTGTGGGATATCAAAATTAAATACGTGAGAAACCCCGCTAATATCTAATCCTCTTGCTGCAACATCGGTCGCGACCAAAATTTCAATACTTGCCTCTTTGAACTTTCGTAACACACTATCTCTTTTCCTTTGGCTTAAATCGCCATGAATTCCTTCTGCACTATATCCTCGCTTATTTAGTGCTTCTGTTAATTCATCAACCCGTCTTTTTGTTCTTCCGAAAACAATGGCTAACTCCGGTGCATGAATATCCAACAAGCGACATAATGTATCAAACTTTTGTTTTTCATTCACTTCAAGATATTGCTGTTCAATATTAGGTACCGTTAGCTCTTTTGCTTTAATCGAGATAAATTCGGGGTTTTTCATGAACTTATTTGCTAGAAGTTGAATAGGTTTTGGCATCGTTGCGGAAAAGAGTAACGTTTGTCGCTCCTTAGGAATCTCTTCTAATATGGTTTCAATATCATCGATAAAACCCATATTTAACATTTCATCTGCTTCGTCCAATACTACCATTTGGATGGAATGAAGTCGAATTGTTGCTCTTCTCATATGATCCATGAATCGTCCAGGTGTTGCAACGATGATATGCGGCCTTTTCTTTAAAGCCTTAATTTGGCGATCAATTTCTTGCCCTCCGTAAATCGGAAGTGTACGAACTCCTTTAAACTGACCAATCCGATTTAGTTCCTCTGCAACTTGAACTGCAAGTTCACGTGTTGGGGTTAGAACTAGGGCTTGAACACTTAAGTTTTCTTTCTCTATTCTTTCGATTAGTGGAATACCAAAGGCAGCAGTTTTCCCAGTTCCTGTTTGCGCTTGTCCAATTAAATCTTTCCCTTGCAGCGCAAGAGGTATTGTTTGTTCTTGAATGGGTGTTGCTTCTTCAAAGCCCATATTGGTAATCGCGCGAAGTATATTGTGATGTAATCCTAACTCATAAAAAGTTGTCAAAATCCTAACTCCTTTAATAATTTTATCGCTGATATTCATTAGCTAACGATAGCATGTTATAAAGGAAAAAGCAAATGAATTATAAAAAATGAACTACGAGAAAAAGTTTTTCCGTATGATGAGATGATAATCATATTATGCTCTTTTAAAAATTTTATAAAGGTCATCCTTTAAAAAATAGATCAATGAAACTCCAGCAAACAGGATCGCACTGCTCGTTTCTAATAATTCTCCACCTGAAGGAATCAACTTAACAAGCCCTTCCCCTAGTAATTCTGCACCGATAAAAATTAATATTACGCCTAATACTTGAAAGATAATTTTCAGATTTAATTTCAATGAAGTCTTAAAAACGATATAACCAACGATAATTGCCAAAATGATACCAATAACCGTACCTGAAGCTATGGTTATAGCATTTTCGCTAACTTTTGTGAGAGTAAAGGTTACTAGTTCCATTCCTTCTCTTAAAACAGATAGAAAAGATAATACAAACAATCCCCAACCTGTATTCTGTTTATCGATACTACTTTTTAGACTCTTTGCCATATTTCTATTTTGTGTTGCCATCCATACAACAAAATAACCAATTAATCCAGATGCGATCAGCATCATAATTCCTTCAAATAGTTCTTCCCCTGCTTCTTCAAGTTCTTGTGCTTCTCTAAAACCAATAAACCCGCCGATTAAGCTAATGAATATCCCTATAGTAGCACCAGAATAAACATATTTTGATAGATTTTCTTTTTTGATTTGAACAAGATAAGTTAATATAATACCAACAATTAAAACAGCCTCTAAACCTTCTCTAAATGATAAAAACATACTTGAAAACATAT from Tepidibacillus fermentans carries:
- a CDS encoding aminopeptidase, with product MNSFERNLDKYAELAVKVGINVQPGQTLVINAPLTAADFVRKIAKKAYEVGAKNVHVEWNDEKLARIKYDLAPDEAFKEFPMWKAKGFEEMAENGAGFMSIISSDPDLLKGVDPKRIATFNKTAGLALQKYREYVLSDRVSWTVIGVPSKEWAAKVFPGLSEEEQIAKLWDAIFKVSRVDVEDPIQAWKEHNENLLKKVNYLNEKKYKKLHYKAKGTDLTIELPEEHIWLGGGGENQKDVYFNPNIPTEEVFTLPLKNGVNGVVRSTKPLNYSGNLIDNFSLTFKDGRIVDFTAEQGYDILKTLIETDEGSHYLGEVALVPYDSPISQTNILFYNTLYDENASCHLAIGSAYSSCLENGTNLSKEELKKKGANQSITHVDFMIGSRNLDIDGETKDGKLEPIFRQGNWAF
- a CDS encoding DEAD/DEAH box helicase — its product is MNISDKIIKGVRILTTFYELGLHHNILRAITNMGFEEATPIQEQTIPLALQGKDLIGQAQTGTGKTAAFGIPLIERIEKENLSVQALVLTPTRELAVQVAEELNRIGQFKGVRTLPIYGGQEIDRQIKALKKRPHIIVATPGRFMDHMRRATIRLHSIQMVVLDEADEMLNMGFIDDIETILEEIPKERQTLLFSATMPKPIQLLANKFMKNPEFISIKAKELTVPNIEQQYLEVNEKQKFDTLCRLLDIHAPELAIVFGRTKRRVDELTEALNKRGYSAEGIHGDLSQRKRDSVLRKFKEASIEILVATDVAARGLDISGVSHVFNFDIPQDPESYVHRIGRTGRAGKTGLAITFVTPREIPFLRTIEKVTKRKIIRKAIPTVTEAMEGQLRLTVEKLLEVIEQGKYFSYQEMAEKLLDEHDSLVLVSAALKMLTKEPDQTPVKLTEEEPLKVKKEKHEKHQVRAKVKTALSAKTSFQKRQSKNLKSSRVAAKK
- a CDS encoding FTR1 family iron permease, which produces MFSSMFLSFREGLEAVLIVGIILTYLVQIKKENLSKYVYSGATIGIFISLIGGFIGFREAQELEEAGEELFEGIMMLIASGLIGYFVVWMATQNRNMAKSLKSSIDKQNTGWGLFVLSFLSVLREGMELVTFTLTKVSENAITIASGTVIGIILAIIVGYIVFKTSLKLNLKIIFQVLGVILIFIGAELLGEGLVKLIPSGGELLETSSAILFAGVSLIYFLKDDLYKIFKRA